The Stomoxys calcitrans chromosome 3, idStoCalc2.1, whole genome shotgun sequence genome includes a region encoding these proteins:
- the LOC106085065 gene encoding neprilysin-3: protein MTLTNFWNCYRILTFVLHLITPAQLHPSKMFGTNKMPDPNEIQLKQILMSIDPNVQPCDDFYGYACNNWEEHHTDTQYKEITSLLDYQMNRQLLNIIESAYQYPLEAMNECQNFVEKTRIYYKACISEQERNLRKYFEYLKPAKGMEWPLLALIKAQQLGNMNSTPSHGEPKEYCSVFALLGKLQGYGLNNVLIRQEIHRTHNGSLQIVLDVPQPMEDEADLVPAAFMFLLMTLGMAQENAPKYAEKVAKSHAYWSELNQEYSPSENDETLQLTYAELSHYFPLLAEFLHNLLPTEIRHNDQIVISNVAYFQFITQVKEWNGIETRKFINYLMIRFLFHLVADTSGSFKKIDCIKDLRRKMDLSVNYLYYYHQPKLNHQQLEGLFQSLHYHYLEVLAENHLNLSAEQLAELQSKVSTISVNLGNLPPNHNIYEINDFYREVPPLDKHNYYKNHLLLLQHRFRKSLVYPNNQTFFIANDNRVGSTSAPIYIPRQHMVIVPQGLLQPPLYHPGYEPLLQWSMLGFLLAHEFTHAIDLTGVLIDNHGFLRPKYPSILDDPNLDKALDCTLRQMPTDTLDERIADLVGARVAMQAYMRIGNWSPSSKYTSIPWKKLFFLNLSQFFCGRKNTQFDDHDADDVRLQLIAMNSDNFAEAFQCPVGSKMNPKEKCRIY from the coding sequence AACAAATTCTTATGTCCATTGATCCCAATGTGCAACCTTGTGATGACTTTTATGGCTATGCCTGCAACAATTGGGAGGAACATCATACCGATACTCAGTATAAGGAAATAACCAGCCTATTGGATTACCAAATGAATAGGCAATTATTGAATATCATCGAGTCTGCATATCAATATCCTCTGGAGGCGATGAACGAATGccaaaatttcgtggaaaaaaCTCGCATTTACTACAAAGCCTGCATCTCGGAGCAAGAAAGAAATCTAAGGAAATATTTTGAGTATCTCAAACCAGCTAAGGGCATGGAATGGCCACTTTTGGCCTTGATTAAGGCTCAGCAACTTGGCAATATGAATTCTACGCCTTCTCATGGGGAGCCTAAAGAGTATTGCAGTGTATTTGCTCTGCTGGGCAAACTTCAAGGATATGGTCTCAACAATGTTCTCATAAGGCAGGAGATACACAGGACCCACAATGGTTCACTGCAAATAGTGCTGGATGTACCTCAGCCTATGGAGGATGAGGCAGATCTAGTCCCTGCTGCCTTTATGTTTTTGCTTATGACTTTGGGCATGGCTCAGGAAAACGCACCTAAATATGCGGAAAAAGTGGCTAAAAGCCATGCCTACTGGTCCGAGCTAAACCAGGAATATTCACCCTCCGAAAACGATGAAACGCTACAGTTGACCTATGCAGAACTTTCCCATTACTTTCCTCTATTGGCTGAATTCCTGCATAACCTTTTGCCTACGGAAATCCGCCATAATGACCAAATAGTCATAAGCAATGTGGCCTATTTCCAATTCATTACGCAGGTGAAAGAATGGAATGGCATTGAGACCCGAAAATTCATCAATTATTTAATGATCAGATTTCTATTCCATTTGGTTGCGGACACCAGCGGAAGCTTCAAAAAGATCGATTGCATCAAAGATCTGAGAAGAAAAATGGATTTGTCGGTAAACTATTTGTACTACTACCATCAGCCAAAGCTTAACCATCAACAACTGGAAGGGCTGTTTCAAAGTTTACACTATCATTATTTGGAAGTTCTGGCAGAGAATCATCTGAATCTCAGTGCAGAACAGCTGGCTGAGTTGCAAAGTAAGGTGAGCACCATTAGCGTAAATTTGGGTAATCTTCCTCCGAATCATAATATATACGAAATCAATGATTTCTACCGAGAGGTGCCTCCTTTGGACAAGCATAACTATTATAAGAATCATTTACTTCTGCTGCAACATCGTTTCCGTAAATCTCTGGTCTATCCGAAtaatcaaacatttttcatagccAACGACAATCGAGTGGGCAGCACCTCGGCCCCCATTTATATACCCAGACAGCATATGGTTATAGTGCCCCAAGGTTTGCTACAGCCGCCCTTATATCACCCCGGCTATGAACCCCTACTACAATGGTCCATGCTGGGTTTCCTGTTGGCTCACGAGTTCACCCATGCCATCGACCTAACAGGTGTACTGATTGACAATCATGGTTTTCTTCGTCCCAAATACCCAAGCATTTTGGATGATCCCAATTTGGACAAAGCCCTGGACTGTACTTTGCGGCAGATGCCTACAGATACCTTGGATGAGCGTATTGCCGATTTGGTAGGAGCTCGAGTGGCCATGCAGGCCTATATGCGCATAGGCAATTGGTCTCCTAGTAGCAAATATACCTCAATTCCTTGGAAGAAGCTATTCTTTCTAAATCTTTCGCAATTCTTTTGTGGCCGCAAAAATACCCAATTCGATGATCATGATGCAGATGATGTGCGTCTGCAATTAATTGCCATGAATTCAGATAACTTTGCCGAAGCATTTCAATGTCCAGTGGGTAGTAAAATGAATCCCAAGGAAAAGTGTCGTATTTATTAG